The Vicia villosa cultivar HV-30 ecotype Madison, WI linkage group LG1, Vvil1.0, whole genome shotgun sequence genome includes a region encoding these proteins:
- the LOC131625718 gene encoding ubiquitin carboxyl-terminal hydrolase 20-like, translating into MAEPYTPKPKHHGAPPPLAQYLTDYGLRHVEDSYFHENLFHESLSIDEDFPDILVRSCSSRSVGAGIVNLINTCYMAAILQCLTHTGPLFRALRYSDHNTPCHESGFCVICAFRDHNDEAIELSRCPIYPSTFLENVKYFSAAFIPYILGDAHEFMICALNKLQDAFPEGQNNPIDQIFGGRTITKLRCCSCGFSSDTIVPILDLRLAVENLSTVQRALESYFMIENMDAKFKCSSCDQQVYMAKQLLIDKAPGIAVLQLKRFKCDGEKIESHVSFAMDLDLEPYTSPKCREHDAILMYDLYAVVVHRGSTAKSGHYFSYVRSDENTWHLMDDSEVCRVSIDEVLSQQAYLLFYAKHGTPWFSSVETEERDLKPEGFW; encoded by the exons ATGGCGGAACCCTACACGCCCAAACCGAAACATCACGGTGCACCACCACCGCTGGCACAATACCTCACCGACTATGGATTGCGCCATGTAGAGGATTCCTATTTCCACGAGAATTTATTCCATGAATCGCTATCAATTGATGAAGATTTTCCTGATATTCTAGTTCGCTCGTGTTCTTCAAGATCAGTG GGAGCTGGAATTGTGAACCTGATCAATACTTGTTATATGGCTGCGATACTCCAGTGCTTAACACATACAGGACCATTGTTTCGTGCTCTTCGTTACTCCGATCATAATACTCCAT GTCATGAGAGTGGTTTCTGCGTTATTTGTGCTTTCCGTGACCACAATGACGAAGCGATAGAGCTCTCTCGATGCCCAATTTATCCTAGCACATTTCTTGAAAATGTCAAGT ATTTTTCAGCTGCTTTTATACCGTATATCCTGGGTGACGCACACGAGTTTATGATATGCGCCTTGAATAAACTTCAAGATGCTTTTCCAGAAGGTCAAAACAATCCTATTGACCAAATATTCGGAGGCAGAACCATTACCAAA CTTCGATGTTGCAGCTGTGGTTTTTCTTCTGATACCATTGTGCCGATACTTGACTTGCGTTTAGCGGTAGAAAACTTGAGTACCGTTCAACGCGCTCTGGAATCGTATTTCATGATAGAAAATATGGATGCCAAGTTTAAATGTAGTAGCTGCGACCAACAGGTATACATGGCGAAACAGCTTTTGATTGATAAGGCACCAGGCATTGCTGTATTACAGTTGAAAAGGTTTAAATGCGACGGAGAAAAGATTGAAAGTCATGTTTCTTTTGCTATGGATTTGGATCTGGAGCCTTATACATCTCCTAAATGCAGGGAGCATGAT GCTATTTTGATGTATGATCTCTATGCAGTTGTTGTGCATAGAGGATCCACAGCTAAATCAGGGCATTACTTTAGCTATGTGCGTTCTGATGAAAATACATGGCATTTGATGGATGACTCTGAG GTTTGCAGGGTTTCTATAGATGAAGTCCTGTCTCAACAGGCATACTTGCTGTTTTATGCAAAACATGGCACACCCTGGTTTTCTTCTGTTGAAACTGAAGAGAGAGATTTAAAACCAGAAGGATTTTGGTAA
- the LOC131599187 gene encoding uncharacterized protein LOC131599187, translating to MDNDLSLWNFQGIFIGHEICMDVTCHWLVTNCTRGGHREITLLSIDLSDEVFLTTPIREESSSPYIFDNFLTMLNGSIALISNHHEDDVFDIFILGELGVSESWIKVCTYGPLPSIHWPQLHLGRRDICLKDKVAKDHELYELAYYDELANG from the coding sequence ATGGACAATGATCTATCTCTTTGGAATTTTCAGGGTATATTTATTGGTCATGAAATTTGTATGGATGTAACGTGTCATTGGTTGGTTACAAATTGTACTCGTGGTGGACATCGTGAAATCACTCTCTTGTCAATTGACCTCAGTGATGAGGTGTTCCTTACAACACCCATCAGAGAAGAATCTAGTTCTCCATACATTTTTGATAATTTCTTGACAATGTTAAATGGATCAATAGCTTTAATCTCAAATCATCACGAGGATGATGTTTTTGACATATTTATTTTGGGTGAACTTGGTGTGAGTGAGTCATGGATCAAAGTATGTACGTATGGCCCGTTACCTTCCATACACTGGCCCCAATTGCATTTGGGAAGACGGGATATATGTTTGAAAGATAAAGTAGCTAAAGATCATGAACTATATGAACTAGCTTATTATGATGAACTAGCTAATGGTTAA